A genomic window from Streptomyces sp. NBC_00234 includes:
- the ureA gene encoding urease subunit gamma — translation MHLTPREQERLQLFTVAELARRRRARGRRLNTPEAIALICDEVLEAAWDGLSLDEVIEVGRSVLTEADVMEGVPDIVTTVQVEALFPSGTALVAVDRPIGAGTPASAPGAVRTAPDPVLINEGRTRTTLTVRNTGDRTVFVSSHYPLHEVNEALELDRTAARGLRLDVAAGTALAFEPGESREVSLVPLSRHPHHAPSEERA, via the coding sequence GTGCATCTGACGCCGCGCGAGCAGGAGCGTCTCCAACTGTTCACCGTTGCCGAACTGGCCCGCCGCCGCAGGGCGCGCGGACGACGGCTCAACACGCCGGAGGCCATCGCCCTGATCTGCGACGAGGTGCTGGAAGCCGCCTGGGACGGGCTCTCCCTCGACGAGGTCATCGAGGTGGGCCGCTCCGTGCTCACCGAGGCCGACGTGATGGAGGGTGTCCCGGACATCGTCACCACCGTCCAGGTCGAAGCGCTCTTCCCGAGCGGCACCGCGCTCGTCGCCGTCGACCGACCGATCGGCGCGGGCACACCGGCGTCGGCCCCCGGAGCCGTACGGACCGCCCCCGACCCGGTGCTGATCAACGAGGGGCGCACCCGCACCACCCTCACCGTCCGCAACACCGGTGACCGTACGGTGTTCGTCTCCTCGCACTATCCGCTGCACGAGGTGAACGAGGCCCTGGAGCTCGACCGGACGGCGGCGCGGGGTCTGCGGCTCGACGTCGCGGCCGGCACCGCGCTGGCCTTCGAGCCGGGGGAGTCCCGCGAGGTCTCGCTGGTCCCCCTCTCCCGCCACCCGCACCACGCACCGTCCGAGGAGCGCGCATGA
- a CDS encoding PucR family transcriptional regulator yields MHTPVTNFPPPSRRIAELAGQCLDNIDGLIGQWMEMINPVRSAYAERVPDADFRSSAWQAFELLLRTVAQLPVPAHIAGVSERVGEQRARQGVPLDALLEAARLDFRVVWAALVQRADEADMADLVTSAYHVWEAVESHVTGIMTAYQRTVLEMGRRQEDERRMWFSRLLESEGRNPTVVRDAALALGFGSAGDFLCAAAPAAEGSGLHRAATALRAAGAPVQYQAVGGDAVLVVELGGRTTWQSVLVRLASTPCGVSPRAGGLAAVPRAAVLAIATAQMLPPDALAPRLLEDSWLDVLVRRAGDFGADLATDVLGGLDAPGVSASERARLLETVTVHLQGSGSIADTATALYCHRNTVQHRFARFHELTGRDVRRPDDAALVAVALRARGIEDQAGRGGASATLRA; encoded by the coding sequence ATGCACACTCCGGTGACCAATTTCCCTCCTCCCTCGCGTCGGATCGCGGAGCTGGCGGGCCAGTGCCTGGACAACATCGACGGGCTGATCGGCCAGTGGATGGAGATGATCAACCCGGTGCGCAGCGCCTACGCGGAGCGGGTGCCGGACGCCGACTTCCGCAGTTCGGCCTGGCAGGCGTTCGAACTGCTGCTGCGCACGGTGGCGCAGCTGCCCGTCCCCGCCCACATCGCCGGGGTCTCGGAACGGGTCGGTGAACAGCGCGCCCGTCAGGGCGTCCCGCTCGACGCCCTGCTGGAGGCGGCGAGGCTGGACTTCCGCGTGGTCTGGGCGGCGCTGGTTCAGCGGGCCGACGAGGCGGACATGGCGGATCTCGTGACGTCCGCGTACCACGTGTGGGAGGCCGTCGAGAGCCATGTCACCGGCATCATGACCGCGTACCAGCGCACGGTCCTGGAGATGGGCCGGCGCCAGGAGGACGAGCGGAGGATGTGGTTCTCCCGGCTCCTGGAGAGCGAGGGCCGCAATCCGACGGTGGTACGCGACGCGGCGCTGGCCCTGGGTTTCGGGAGCGCGGGAGACTTCCTGTGCGCCGCCGCTCCGGCGGCGGAGGGCTCGGGACTGCACAGGGCGGCGACGGCGCTGCGGGCCGCGGGCGCGCCGGTGCAGTACCAGGCGGTCGGCGGGGACGCGGTGCTCGTGGTGGAGCTGGGCGGGCGGACTACCTGGCAGTCGGTGCTGGTCCGTCTCGCGTCCACGCCCTGCGGGGTGTCACCGCGGGCGGGCGGACTGGCGGCGGTGCCGAGGGCCGCCGTACTGGCCATCGCGACCGCGCAGATGCTGCCGCCGGACGCGCTGGCCCCGCGGCTGCTGGAGGACAGCTGGCTCGACGTCCTGGTGCGGCGGGCCGGGGACTTCGGTGCGGACCTGGCCACCGACGTACTGGGCGGCCTCGACGCCCCGGGCGTCTCCGCCTCGGAGCGGGCGCGCCTGCTGGAGACCGTCACGGTGCATCTGCAGGGCAGCGGCTCCATCGCGGACACGGCGACCGCGCTCTACTGCCACCGCAACACGGTCCAGCACCGGTTCGCCCGCTTCCACGAGCTGACCGGCCGCGATGTACGGCGCCCGGACGACGCGGCACTGGTGGCGGTGGCCCTGCGGGCGCGTGGCATCGAGGACCAGGCGGGACGCGGAGGCGCCTCCGCCACGCTCAGGGCCTAG
- a CDS encoding TrmH family RNA methyltransferase — MGIPELISSRSPRVTAARRLAKRNFRGKERRFIAEGPQAVREAAEHRGGDGEPTLIELFATVEAAERYADIVDAAHAAGARVHLADGDVLADVSQTVTPQGLIGVCRFLDSPFEDILAAKPKLVAVLANVRDPGNAGTVLRCADAAGADAVVLTDASVDLYNPKSVRASVGSLFHLPVAVGVPVEQAVRGLRDAGVRILAADGAGDDDLDDELDAGTMGGPTAWVFGNEAWGLPEETRALADAVVRVPIHGKAESLNLATAAAVCLYASARAQRPRKGA; from the coding sequence ATGGGCATCCCCGAACTGATCTCCTCGCGGTCGCCGCGTGTCACGGCCGCCCGACGGCTGGCCAAGCGAAACTTCCGCGGCAAGGAGCGCAGGTTCATCGCCGAGGGGCCGCAGGCCGTGCGCGAGGCCGCGGAGCACCGGGGCGGCGACGGTGAGCCGACCCTCATCGAGCTCTTCGCCACCGTCGAGGCCGCCGAGCGGTACGCCGACATCGTCGACGCCGCGCATGCCGCCGGAGCCCGGGTCCATCTCGCCGACGGCGACGTACTGGCGGATGTGTCGCAGACCGTGACGCCGCAGGGCCTGATCGGCGTCTGCCGCTTCCTGGACTCGCCGTTCGAGGACATCCTCGCCGCGAAGCCGAAGCTGGTCGCCGTGCTCGCCAACGTCCGCGACCCCGGGAACGCCGGTACGGTGCTGCGCTGCGCCGACGCGGCGGGGGCCGACGCGGTCGTGCTGACCGATGCGTCCGTGGACCTCTACAACCCCAAGTCGGTGAGGGCGTCGGTCGGTTCGCTGTTCCATCTGCCGGTCGCCGTGGGTGTGCCCGTCGAGCAGGCGGTACGGGGACTGCGGGACGCGGGCGTGCGCATTCTCGCCGCGGACGGGGCGGGGGACGACGACCTCGACGACGAGCTGGACGCCGGCACCATGGGCGGGCCGACCGCCTGGGTCTTCGGCAACGAGGCGTGGGGGCTGCCCGAGGAGACGCGGGCCCTGGCCGACGCGGTGGTCCGGGTGCCGATCCACGGCAAGGCCGAGAGCCTGAACCTCGCGACGGCGGCGGCGGTGTGCCTCTACGCGTCCGCGCGGGCGCAGCGACCGCGCAAGGGCGCCTGA
- the rplT gene encoding 50S ribosomal protein L20 — protein sequence MARVKRAVNAHKKRRAILEAAKGYRGQRSRLYRKAKEQVTHSLVYNYNDRKKRKGDFRQLWIQRINAAARQNGMTYNRLIQGLKAANIEVDRKILAELAVNDANAFAALVEVAQKALPSDVNAPKAA from the coding sequence GTGGCACGCGTCAAGCGGGCAGTCAACGCCCACAAGAAGCGCCGGGCAATTCTCGAGGCGGCCAAGGGCTACCGCGGTCAGCGTTCGCGCCTGTACCGCAAGGCCAAGGAGCAGGTCACCCACTCCCTGGTCTACAACTACAACGACCGCAAGAAGCGCAAGGGCGACTTCCGTCAGCTGTGGATCCAGCGCATCAACGCCGCTGCCCGCCAGAACGGCATGACGTACAACCGCCTCATCCAGGGTCTGAAGGCCGCCAACATCGAGGTGGACCGCAAGATCCTGGCCGAGCTCGCGGTCAACGACGCCAACGCGTTCGCCGCCCTCGTCGAGGTTGCCCAGAAGGCCCTCCCGAGCGACGTCAACGCCCCGAAGGCCGCCTGA
- the rpmI gene encoding 50S ribosomal protein L35, whose amino-acid sequence MPKNKTHSGASKRFKITGSGKVLREKAGKRHLLEHKSSKKTRSLTGTVVVAPADAKKIKKLLGK is encoded by the coding sequence ATGCCGAAGAACAAGACGCACAGCGGTGCCAGCAAGCGCTTCAAGATCACCGGCTCCGGCAAGGTGCTCCGCGAGAAGGCCGGCAAGCGCCACCTGCTCGAGCACAAGTCGTCCAAGAAGACCCGCTCGCTGACCGGCACGGTCGTCGTGGCTCCGGCCGACGCCAAGAAGATCAAGAAGCTTCTCGGCAAGTGA
- the infC gene encoding translation initiation factor IF-3 has translation MSARRSAWCYRGGSISAEPRINDRIRVPEVRLVGPSGEQVGIVPLAKALELAQEYDLDLVEVAATARPPVCKLMDYGKFKYESAMKAREARKNQAHTVIKEMKLRPKIDPHDYDTKKGHVVRFLKQGDKVKITIMFRGREQSRPELGFRLLQRLASDVEDLGFIESNPKQDGRNMIMVLGPHKKKTEAMAEAREAQAARKAERQGYAHDAESEGDAAEAPAEAAEAPAETPSEA, from the coding sequence CTGTCCGCCAGGCGGTCCGCGTGGTGCTACCGAGGAGGATCCATCAGCGCCGAGCCCCGCATCAACGACCGGATTCGCGTTCCCGAGGTGCGACTTGTCGGTCCCAGCGGCGAGCAGGTCGGGATTGTTCCGCTCGCCAAGGCCCTTGAGCTCGCACAGGAGTATGACCTCGACCTGGTCGAGGTGGCGGCGACAGCCCGTCCCCCCGTGTGCAAGCTCATGGACTACGGGAAGTTCAAGTACGAGTCGGCCATGAAGGCCCGTGAGGCGCGCAAGAACCAGGCGCACACGGTCATCAAGGAAATGAAGCTCCGGCCGAAGATCGACCCGCACGACTATGACACCAAGAAGGGTCATGTCGTCCGGTTCCTCAAGCAGGGTGACAAGGTCAAGATCACGATCATGTTCCGTGGTCGTGAGCAGTCCCGCCCCGAGCTGGGCTTCCGACTGCTCCAGCGTCTCGCTTCGGATGTCGAGGACCTCGGTTTCATCGAGTCCAACCCGAAGCAGGACGGCCGGAACATGATCATGGTTCTGGGCCCGCACAAGAAGAAGACCGAAGCCATGGCCGAGGCCCGTGAGGCCCAGGCCGCCCGCAAGGCGGAGCGTCAGGGTTACGCCCACGACGCCGAGTCCGAGGGCGACGCGGCAGAGGCTCCGGCCGAAGCGGCCGAGGCTCCGGCCGAGACACCTTCCGAGGCGTGA
- a CDS encoding DUF1844 domain-containing protein, with amino-acid sequence MSDATPRSESPGFDDMARDIAEVPAVEVIVTVAVNLMSAAAVKLGLTEDGDQHKDLDEARKLVQALAGLLDASTTEISTFHASPLRDGLKSLQLAFREASLVPDEPGQGPGEKYTGPVYG; translated from the coding sequence ATGAGTGACGCGACCCCCCGCAGTGAATCCCCCGGCTTCGACGACATGGCCCGCGACATCGCGGAGGTCCCCGCGGTCGAGGTGATCGTGACGGTCGCCGTCAACCTGATGAGTGCCGCCGCCGTGAAGCTCGGTCTCACCGAGGACGGCGACCAGCACAAGGACCTGGACGAGGCCCGCAAGCTGGTGCAGGCCCTGGCCGGCCTGCTCGACGCGAGCACCACCGAGATCAGCACCTTCCACGCGTCCCCGCTGCGCGACGGCCTGAAGTCGCTGCAGCTGGCGTTCCGCGAGGCATCGCTCGTACCGGACGAGCCCGGCCAGGGCCCGGGCGAGAAGTACACGGGGCCGGTGTACGGCTAG
- a CDS encoding MIP family channel protein, with amino-acid sequence MQTRTVVSEFLGTLLLVFFAVGSAVLAVDYIGTVGIAFAFGLTLLALAYALGPISGCHVNPAVTLGMLVARRIGLRVAVWRWVAQFLGAVAGAALLFLLAKQVPGLRTSGTFGSNGYGDRSAVHINVGGAFLVEVMLTFLLVFVVLAVTHKVAVLGFDGLPIGLSLVAIHLVGIPLTGTSANPARSLGPALFAGGAALSQLWLFFVAPLIGGALAALVHRVTHPLPTGYATAPADNTT; translated from the coding sequence ATGCAGACGCGGACGGTCGTGTCGGAATTCCTCGGCACGCTGCTGCTGGTGTTCTTCGCCGTCGGATCTGCGGTGCTCGCCGTCGACTACATAGGAACGGTGGGCATCGCCTTCGCGTTCGGCCTGACGCTCCTGGCGCTCGCCTACGCACTCGGCCCCATCTCCGGCTGCCATGTGAACCCGGCCGTCACGCTGGGGATGCTGGTCGCCCGGCGGATCGGGCTGCGTGTCGCCGTATGGCGCTGGGTGGCCCAGTTCCTCGGTGCCGTCGCGGGCGCCGCTCTGCTCTTCCTGCTCGCCAAGCAGGTTCCGGGGCTGAGAACGAGCGGCACGTTCGGCAGCAACGGCTACGGCGACCGGTCGGCCGTGCACATCAACGTGGGCGGGGCGTTCCTCGTCGAGGTGATGCTGACCTTCCTGCTGGTCTTCGTGGTTCTCGCGGTGACCCACAAGGTCGCGGTCCTCGGCTTCGACGGACTTCCCATCGGGCTGTCGCTCGTCGCGATCCACCTCGTCGGCATCCCGCTCACCGGCACGTCCGCCAACCCGGCCCGCAGCCTCGGCCCGGCACTCTTCGCGGGCGGCGCGGCCCTCTCGCAACTCTGGCTGTTCTTCGTCGCGCCCCTGATCGGCGGCGCGCTCGCGGCGCTCGTGCACCGGGTGACCCACCCGCTCCCCACCGGGTACGCCACCGCGCCGGCCGACAACACGACCTAG
- a CDS encoding SseB family protein, whose amino-acid sequence MALKNIPDSGFSDDDGTAAPELTAALAAWSQDRTAVAPVLEALLGARLLVPVVAVLGEVEEDENGLRREKTSDMAVPTLQAGDRRALPAFTSTASLALWDPEARPVAVPLHQALQAAAHEKADTVVLDLAGPVAFELTGSALRALAENRASADPLDDPAVVAAVRDVVAAEPAVIRAHLGPGPADGIVAVVLAPDAVPAEAARRLAGALAASEDLRARLVRGLDLALLPADAVAPGTPLFTR is encoded by the coding sequence GTGGCGCTCAAGAACATCCCGGACTCCGGTTTCTCCGACGACGACGGCACGGCCGCTCCCGAGCTGACCGCGGCACTCGCCGCATGGTCACAGGACCGGACGGCCGTGGCCCCGGTCCTCGAAGCCCTGCTGGGTGCCCGGCTGCTCGTCCCCGTCGTCGCCGTCCTCGGCGAGGTGGAGGAGGACGAGAACGGGCTGCGGCGCGAGAAGACCAGCGACATGGCGGTGCCCACGCTGCAGGCCGGCGACCGCCGCGCCCTGCCCGCCTTCACCTCGACCGCCTCGCTGGCGCTCTGGGACCCGGAGGCCCGCCCCGTCGCCGTCCCCCTGCACCAGGCGCTGCAGGCCGCCGCGCACGAGAAGGCCGACACCGTCGTGCTCGACCTCGCGGGTCCCGTCGCCTTCGAGCTGACCGGCTCCGCGCTGCGGGCCCTCGCCGAGAACCGCGCCAGCGCGGACCCGCTCGACGACCCGGCCGTCGTCGCGGCGGTGCGTGACGTCGTCGCCGCCGAGCCCGCCGTGATCCGCGCCCATCTCGGCCCCGGTCCGGCCGACGGCATCGTCGCGGTGGTGCTCGCCCCGGACGCCGTTCCCGCCGAAGCCGCCCGGCGGCTGGCCGGGGCACTGGCGGCCAGCGAGGACCTGCGGGCCCGGCTCGTGCGGGGTCTGGACCTGGCGCTCCTGCCGGCGGACGCCGTCGCTCCGGGTACGCCTCTGTTCACCCGCTGA
- a CDS encoding serine hydrolase, which yields MPRRPLRRPAGHLPRHRVRRSALSASVTAVVLLAGSAAGGAFLVGRSPDSAPAAVASVSSASSPPAAAATSEEAGVDLDAVLAEAVAPLIGDARLSVAVLGDGDAIAAYGDSEAYDTASIVKVDVLAALLLLAQDEGRELNGAEHGYASAMIRRSDNASATRLWQVIGGAEGLDAANARLGLTATTAARAWGLTQTTASDQVRLLRAVFDTDGDSVLSADARAYVQELMGRVEADQQWGVSAAGTGWSLKNGWMPRTTTGLWDINSVGRVVAGGRTYLVAVLSDGHATKEAGISLVESVAEAAVSAVGAVSDAR from the coding sequence ATGCCCCGCCGCCCTCTCCGCCGCCCTGCCGGACACCTCCCCCGCCACCGGGTGCGCCGCTCCGCGCTGTCCGCTTCCGTGACGGCCGTGGTTCTGCTCGCCGGTTCGGCCGCCGGGGGTGCCTTCCTGGTGGGTCGGTCGCCGGACAGCGCGCCCGCCGCCGTCGCGTCCGTATCGTCCGCTTCGAGTCCGCCGGCCGCGGCGGCGACGAGCGAGGAGGCCGGGGTGGATCTCGACGCGGTGCTTGCCGAGGCGGTGGCGCCGTTGATCGGCGACGCCCGTCTGTCGGTGGCCGTGCTGGGCGACGGCGACGCGATCGCGGCGTACGGGGACTCGGAGGCGTACGACACCGCGAGCATCGTCAAGGTGGATGTGCTGGCCGCCCTGCTGCTCCTGGCCCAGGACGAGGGGCGCGAGCTGAACGGGGCCGAGCACGGATACGCGTCAGCGATGATCCGGCGCAGCGACAACGCCTCGGCCACCCGGCTGTGGCAGGTGATCGGCGGTGCGGAAGGGCTCGACGCGGCCAACGCCCGGCTCGGGCTCACCGCGACGACCGCGGCGCGGGCGTGGGGGCTGACGCAGACCACGGCCTCCGACCAGGTGCGCCTGCTCCGTGCGGTCTTCGACACGGACGGGGACTCCGTGCTCTCCGCGGATGCGCGCGCCTACGTCCAGGAGCTGATGGGCCGGGTCGAGGCGGACCAGCAGTGGGGGGTCTCCGCGGCGGGCACCGGCTGGTCGCTGAAGAACGGCTGGATGCCGCGGACCACGACGGGGCTGTGGGACATCAACAGCGTGGGCCGGGTCGTCGCCGGTGGCCGCACGTATCTGGTCGCGGTGCTCTCCGACGGACACGCGACGAAGGAGGCGGGCATCTCTCTCGTCGAGTCGGTGGCCGAGGCCGCCGTCTCGGCGGTCGGAGCGGTCAGCGACGCCCGGTGA